One Setaria italica strain Yugu1 chromosome I, Setaria_italica_v2.0, whole genome shotgun sequence DNA window includes the following coding sequences:
- the LOC101753839 gene encoding proteinaceous RNase P 1, chloroplastic/mitochondrial isoform X1, with product MASLFATHSLPAHHRHILFPASSSPLIGSHRCFVPPLSCRAREVLDVMPRRDGGRPPRTEEGRTGSAGVRHGANGGTVRGDTTSREAGTPLQREGSRGVPRPWKKGDRVVGEERLDWESQEKNWRRGPIRTGEQEWQRDGKRWTRGGNGMWEKESGNSGNSRDVDRGSRNVTKKKMRVKGGEQGGKLRVLLDMCSKRGDVMRAISLFDSAIEDGIRLGQHHYNVLLYLCSSAALGFVQPAKSGNTASGITSIGPAQKLDSSPSGSLGGSEVDDASEGLVQDQEKEKAEMLPSGDLTVQTITIPVGDELREYARARGFEIFEKMCAEKERVQMSEAALTAKARMALSMGDGDMAFEVVKQMKDLGITPKLRSYGPALTAFCNSGNVEKAFEVEAHMLECGITPEEAELKMLLRVSVVGRRGDKVYYLLHKFRAAVRQVSLSTAQLFEAWFRSPTASKVGKRKWDAGVISKAIENNGGGWHGFGWLGRGKWTVTRSHINKNGACLACGEKLTIIDLDPKETEDFATFVSKLAIKRERNSNFEKFQKWLEKHGPFEAVVDAANVGLFSHKHLSLNKVNAVADAIRQRFASRKWPLIVLHNRHLTGERMKKPGNHKLVEKWKQANSIYATPNGSNDDWYWLYAAIRCKCLIITNDEMRDHTFQILEKDFFPKWKERHQVHFTYDESSVTFRMPPPYSVVIQESEKGHLHIPISEEGLLEKDRTWLCVTRRNSQER from the exons ATGGCCTCCCTCTTCGCCACGCACTCTCTCCCCGCCCACCACCGCCACATCCTCTTCCCTGCATCCTCCTCGCCTCTCATCGGCTCCCACAGGTGCTTTGTGCCTCCACTGTCTTGCCGCGCCCGCGAGGTGCTCGACGTAATGCCCCGGAGAGACGGCGGCAGGCCTCCAAGAACCGAGGAAGGCAGAACAGGCTCAGCCGGAGTACGGCATGGCGCAAACGGAGGAACTGTGCGAGGAGACACCACGTCACGGGAGGCAGGCACGCCGCTGCAGCGGGAAGGGAGCCGTGGCGTGCCAAGGCCGTGGAAGAAAGGGGACAGGGTTGTGGGCGAAGAACGTCTGGACTGGGAGTCCCAAGAGAAGAATTGGAGGAGAGGCCCGATTCGGACTGGGGAGCAAGAATGGCAAAGGGATGGGAAACGGTGGACTAGAGGTGGAAATGGAATGTGGGAAAAAGAATCAGGAAATTCTGGAAATTCAAGAGATGTGGATAGAGGAAGTAGAAATGTGACCAAGAAAAAGATGAGAGTGAagggtggtgagcagggaggcAAGCTGAGAGTTCTGCTGGACATGTGCTCGAAGAGAGGAGATGTGATGAGGGCAATCTCGCTGTTTGACTCTGCGATTGAGGACGGGATTAGATTGGGGCAGCACCACTACAATGTCCTCCTTTACCTGTGCTCTTCTGCTGCCCTTGGTTTTGTCCAACCAGCAAAGAGTGGCAACACTGCTAGTGGCATCACTAGTATTGGTCCTGCACAGAAACTTGATTCATCACCCAGTGGAAGCTTGGGGGGTTCAGAGGTAGATGATGCATCTGAAGGTCTCGTTCAAGATCAGGAGAAAGAAAAGGCAGAAATGTTGCCTTCAGGTGATTTGACTGTGCAAACAATTACCATACCAGTAGGAGATGAGCTCAGAGAATATGCACGTGCACGAGGGTTTGAGATATTTGAGAAGATGTGCGCAGAGAAAGAGAGAGTTCAAATGAGTGAGGCTGCTCTGACTGCAAAGGCACGTATGGCTTTGTCAATGGGTGATGGTGACATGGCTTTTGAGGTTGTCAAACAAATGAAAGACCTCGGTATAACTCCAAAGTTGCGGTCATATGGTCCTGCTTTGACTGCGTTTTGCAACAGTGGTAATGTTGAAAAAGCATTTGAAGTGGAAGCCCATATGTTGGAATGTGGAATCACACCGGAAGAAGCTGAGTTGAAGATGCTTCTCAGGGTTAGTGTGGTTGGGCGACGCGGAGACAAGGTGTATTATTTGCTGCATAAGTTTAGGGCTGCTGTCAGGCAGGTATCTCTTTCCACAGCTCAATTATTTGAGGCTTGGTTTAGGAGCCCAACAGCATCTAAAGTTGGGAAGAGAAAGTGGGATGCAGGTGTTATTTCGAAGGCTATTGAGAATAATGGAGGGGGTTGGCACGGGTTTGGTTGGCTAGGAAGAGGGAAATGGACTGTAACACGCTCGCACATCAACAAGAATGGTGCCTGCCTTGCTTGTGGAGAGAAGCTGACTATTATAGATCTTGacccaaaagaaacagaagatTTTGCCACATTTGTGTCAAAATTAGCTatcaagagagagagaaactCAAACTTTGAGAAATTCCAG AAATGGCTTGAAAAGCACGGACCTTTTGAAGCAGTCGTGGATGCTGCCAATGTTGGCCTTTTTAGCCACAAACATCTTTCCTTGAATAAG GTTAATGCTGTTGCTGATGCTATAAGGCAAAGGTTTGCGTCAAGAAAGTGGCCTTTGATAGTTTTACATAATAGGCATCTCACAGGAGAACGCATGAAAAAACCTGGTAATCACAAGTTGGTAGAGAAATGGAAGCAAGCGAATTCTATCTACGCAACCCCTAATGGATCAAATGATGATTG GTACTGGCTATACGCTGCTATCAGATGCAAATGCTTGATCATTACCAATGATGAAATGAGAGACCACACATTTCAGATATTGGAAAAAGATTTCTTCCCCAAATGGAAGGAAAGGCATCAG GTACACTTCACCTATGATGAAAGCTCCGTCACATTTCGAATGCCACCTCCTTACTCAGTTGTAATTCAG GAATCTGAGAAAGGCCACTTGCATATCCCTATCTCAGAGGAAGGATTGCTAGAGAAGGACCGAACTTGGCTATGTGTTACGCGACGCAATTCACAGGAACGATAA
- the LOC101753839 gene encoding proteinaceous RNase P 1, chloroplastic/mitochondrial isoform X2 produces MASLFATHSLPAHHRHILFPASSSPLIGSHRCFVPPLSCRAREVLDVMPRRDGGRPPRTEEGRTGSAGVRHGANGGTVRGDTTSREAGTPLQREGSRGVPRPWKKGDRVVGEERLDWESQEKNWRRGPIRTGEQEWQRDGKRWTRGGNGMWEKESGNSGNSRDVDRGSRNVTKKKMRVKGGEQGGKLRVLLDMCSKRGDVMRAISLFDSAIEDGIRLGQHHYNVLLYLCSSAALGFVQPAKSGNTASGITSIGPAQKLDSSPSGSLGGSEVDDASEGLVQDQEKEKAEMLPSGDLTVQTITIPVGDELREYARARGFEIFEKMCAEKERVQMSEAALTAKARMALSMGDGDMAFEVVKQMKDLGITPKLRSYGPALTAFCNSGNVEKAFEVEAHMLECGITPEEAELKMLLRVSVVGRRGDKVYYLLHKFRAAVRQVSLSTAQLFEAWFRSPTASKVGKRKWDAGVISKAIENNGGGWHGFGWLGRGKWTVTRSHINKNGACLACGEKLTIIDLDPKETEDFATFVSKLAIKRERNSNFEKFQVNAVADAIRQRFASRKWPLIVLHNRHLTGERMKKPGNHKLVEKWKQANSIYATPNGSNDDWYWLYAAIRCKCLIITNDEMRDHTFQILEKDFFPKWKERHQVHFTYDESSVTFRMPPPYSVVIQESEKGHLHIPISEEGLLEKDRTWLCVTRRNSQER; encoded by the exons ATGGCCTCCCTCTTCGCCACGCACTCTCTCCCCGCCCACCACCGCCACATCCTCTTCCCTGCATCCTCCTCGCCTCTCATCGGCTCCCACAGGTGCTTTGTGCCTCCACTGTCTTGCCGCGCCCGCGAGGTGCTCGACGTAATGCCCCGGAGAGACGGCGGCAGGCCTCCAAGAACCGAGGAAGGCAGAACAGGCTCAGCCGGAGTACGGCATGGCGCAAACGGAGGAACTGTGCGAGGAGACACCACGTCACGGGAGGCAGGCACGCCGCTGCAGCGGGAAGGGAGCCGTGGCGTGCCAAGGCCGTGGAAGAAAGGGGACAGGGTTGTGGGCGAAGAACGTCTGGACTGGGAGTCCCAAGAGAAGAATTGGAGGAGAGGCCCGATTCGGACTGGGGAGCAAGAATGGCAAAGGGATGGGAAACGGTGGACTAGAGGTGGAAATGGAATGTGGGAAAAAGAATCAGGAAATTCTGGAAATTCAAGAGATGTGGATAGAGGAAGTAGAAATGTGACCAAGAAAAAGATGAGAGTGAagggtggtgagcagggaggcAAGCTGAGAGTTCTGCTGGACATGTGCTCGAAGAGAGGAGATGTGATGAGGGCAATCTCGCTGTTTGACTCTGCGATTGAGGACGGGATTAGATTGGGGCAGCACCACTACAATGTCCTCCTTTACCTGTGCTCTTCTGCTGCCCTTGGTTTTGTCCAACCAGCAAAGAGTGGCAACACTGCTAGTGGCATCACTAGTATTGGTCCTGCACAGAAACTTGATTCATCACCCAGTGGAAGCTTGGGGGGTTCAGAGGTAGATGATGCATCTGAAGGTCTCGTTCAAGATCAGGAGAAAGAAAAGGCAGAAATGTTGCCTTCAGGTGATTTGACTGTGCAAACAATTACCATACCAGTAGGAGATGAGCTCAGAGAATATGCACGTGCACGAGGGTTTGAGATATTTGAGAAGATGTGCGCAGAGAAAGAGAGAGTTCAAATGAGTGAGGCTGCTCTGACTGCAAAGGCACGTATGGCTTTGTCAATGGGTGATGGTGACATGGCTTTTGAGGTTGTCAAACAAATGAAAGACCTCGGTATAACTCCAAAGTTGCGGTCATATGGTCCTGCTTTGACTGCGTTTTGCAACAGTGGTAATGTTGAAAAAGCATTTGAAGTGGAAGCCCATATGTTGGAATGTGGAATCACACCGGAAGAAGCTGAGTTGAAGATGCTTCTCAGGGTTAGTGTGGTTGGGCGACGCGGAGACAAGGTGTATTATTTGCTGCATAAGTTTAGGGCTGCTGTCAGGCAGGTATCTCTTTCCACAGCTCAATTATTTGAGGCTTGGTTTAGGAGCCCAACAGCATCTAAAGTTGGGAAGAGAAAGTGGGATGCAGGTGTTATTTCGAAGGCTATTGAGAATAATGGAGGGGGTTGGCACGGGTTTGGTTGGCTAGGAAGAGGGAAATGGACTGTAACACGCTCGCACATCAACAAGAATGGTGCCTGCCTTGCTTGTGGAGAGAAGCTGACTATTATAGATCTTGacccaaaagaaacagaagatTTTGCCACATTTGTGTCAAAATTAGCTatcaagagagagagaaactCAAACTTTGAGAAATTCCAG GTTAATGCTGTTGCTGATGCTATAAGGCAAAGGTTTGCGTCAAGAAAGTGGCCTTTGATAGTTTTACATAATAGGCATCTCACAGGAGAACGCATGAAAAAACCTGGTAATCACAAGTTGGTAGAGAAATGGAAGCAAGCGAATTCTATCTACGCAACCCCTAATGGATCAAATGATGATTG GTACTGGCTATACGCTGCTATCAGATGCAAATGCTTGATCATTACCAATGATGAAATGAGAGACCACACATTTCAGATATTGGAAAAAGATTTCTTCCCCAAATGGAAGGAAAGGCATCAG GTACACTTCACCTATGATGAAAGCTCCGTCACATTTCGAATGCCACCTCCTTACTCAGTTGTAATTCAG GAATCTGAGAAAGGCCACTTGCATATCCCTATCTCAGAGGAAGGATTGCTAGAGAAGGACCGAACTTGGCTATGTGTTACGCGACGCAATTCACAGGAACGATAA
- the LOC101753839 gene encoding proteinaceous RNase P 1, chloroplastic/mitochondrial isoform X3 produces the protein MASLFATHSLPAHHRHILFPASSSPLIGSHRCFVPPLSCRAREVLDVMPRRDGGRPPRTEEGRTGSAGVRHGANGGTVRGDTTSREAGTPLQREGSRGVPRPWKKGDRVVGEERLDWESQEKNWRRGPIRTGEQEWQRDGKRWTRGGNGMWEKESGNSGNSRDVDRGSRNVTKKKMRVKGGEQGGKLRVLLDMCSKRGDVMRAISLFDSAIEDGIRLGQHHYNVLLYLCSSAALGFVQPAKSGNTASGITSIGPAQKLDSSPSGSLGGSEVDDASEGLVQDQEKEKAEMLPSGDLTVQTITIPVGDELREYARARGFEIFEKMCAEKERVQMSEAALTAKARMALSMGDGDMAFEVVKQMKDLGITPKLRSYGPALTAFCNSGNVEKAFEVEAHMLECGITPEEAELKMLLRVSVVGRRGDKVYYLLHKFRAAVRQVSLSTAQLFEAWFRSPTASKVGKRKWDAGVISKAIENNGGGWHGFGWLGRGKWTVTRSHINKNGACLACGEKLTIIDLDPKETEDFATFVSKLAIKRERNSNFEKFQKWLEKHGPFEAVVDAANVGLFSHKHLSLNKVNAVADAIRQRFASRKWPLIVLHNRHLTGERMKKPGNHKLVEKWKQANSIYATPNGSNDDWYWLYAAIRCKCLIITNDEMRDHTFQILEKDFFPKWKERHQQSIFTTGTLHL, from the exons ATGGCCTCCCTCTTCGCCACGCACTCTCTCCCCGCCCACCACCGCCACATCCTCTTCCCTGCATCCTCCTCGCCTCTCATCGGCTCCCACAGGTGCTTTGTGCCTCCACTGTCTTGCCGCGCCCGCGAGGTGCTCGACGTAATGCCCCGGAGAGACGGCGGCAGGCCTCCAAGAACCGAGGAAGGCAGAACAGGCTCAGCCGGAGTACGGCATGGCGCAAACGGAGGAACTGTGCGAGGAGACACCACGTCACGGGAGGCAGGCACGCCGCTGCAGCGGGAAGGGAGCCGTGGCGTGCCAAGGCCGTGGAAGAAAGGGGACAGGGTTGTGGGCGAAGAACGTCTGGACTGGGAGTCCCAAGAGAAGAATTGGAGGAGAGGCCCGATTCGGACTGGGGAGCAAGAATGGCAAAGGGATGGGAAACGGTGGACTAGAGGTGGAAATGGAATGTGGGAAAAAGAATCAGGAAATTCTGGAAATTCAAGAGATGTGGATAGAGGAAGTAGAAATGTGACCAAGAAAAAGATGAGAGTGAagggtggtgagcagggaggcAAGCTGAGAGTTCTGCTGGACATGTGCTCGAAGAGAGGAGATGTGATGAGGGCAATCTCGCTGTTTGACTCTGCGATTGAGGACGGGATTAGATTGGGGCAGCACCACTACAATGTCCTCCTTTACCTGTGCTCTTCTGCTGCCCTTGGTTTTGTCCAACCAGCAAAGAGTGGCAACACTGCTAGTGGCATCACTAGTATTGGTCCTGCACAGAAACTTGATTCATCACCCAGTGGAAGCTTGGGGGGTTCAGAGGTAGATGATGCATCTGAAGGTCTCGTTCAAGATCAGGAGAAAGAAAAGGCAGAAATGTTGCCTTCAGGTGATTTGACTGTGCAAACAATTACCATACCAGTAGGAGATGAGCTCAGAGAATATGCACGTGCACGAGGGTTTGAGATATTTGAGAAGATGTGCGCAGAGAAAGAGAGAGTTCAAATGAGTGAGGCTGCTCTGACTGCAAAGGCACGTATGGCTTTGTCAATGGGTGATGGTGACATGGCTTTTGAGGTTGTCAAACAAATGAAAGACCTCGGTATAACTCCAAAGTTGCGGTCATATGGTCCTGCTTTGACTGCGTTTTGCAACAGTGGTAATGTTGAAAAAGCATTTGAAGTGGAAGCCCATATGTTGGAATGTGGAATCACACCGGAAGAAGCTGAGTTGAAGATGCTTCTCAGGGTTAGTGTGGTTGGGCGACGCGGAGACAAGGTGTATTATTTGCTGCATAAGTTTAGGGCTGCTGTCAGGCAGGTATCTCTTTCCACAGCTCAATTATTTGAGGCTTGGTTTAGGAGCCCAACAGCATCTAAAGTTGGGAAGAGAAAGTGGGATGCAGGTGTTATTTCGAAGGCTATTGAGAATAATGGAGGGGGTTGGCACGGGTTTGGTTGGCTAGGAAGAGGGAAATGGACTGTAACACGCTCGCACATCAACAAGAATGGTGCCTGCCTTGCTTGTGGAGAGAAGCTGACTATTATAGATCTTGacccaaaagaaacagaagatTTTGCCACATTTGTGTCAAAATTAGCTatcaagagagagagaaactCAAACTTTGAGAAATTCCAG AAATGGCTTGAAAAGCACGGACCTTTTGAAGCAGTCGTGGATGCTGCCAATGTTGGCCTTTTTAGCCACAAACATCTTTCCTTGAATAAG GTTAATGCTGTTGCTGATGCTATAAGGCAAAGGTTTGCGTCAAGAAAGTGGCCTTTGATAGTTTTACATAATAGGCATCTCACAGGAGAACGCATGAAAAAACCTGGTAATCACAAGTTGGTAGAGAAATGGAAGCAAGCGAATTCTATCTACGCAACCCCTAATGGATCAAATGATGATTG GTACTGGCTATACGCTGCTATCAGATGCAAATGCTTGATCATTACCAATGATGAAATGAGAGACCACACATTTCAGATATTGGAAAAAGATTTCTTCCCCAAATGGAAGGAAAGGCATCAG CAGAGCATTTTCACAACAGGTACACTTCACCTATGA
- the LOC101753839 gene encoding uncharacterized protein LOC101753839 isoform X4, with protein MASLFATHSLPAHHRHILFPASSSPLIGSHRCFVPPLSCRAREVLDVMPRRDGGRPPRTEEGRTGSAGVRHGANGGTVRGDTTSREAGTPLQREGSRGVPRPWKKGDRVVGEERLDWESQEKNWRRGPIRTGEQEWQRDGKRWTRGGNGMWEKESGNSGNSRDVDRGSRNVTKKKMRVKGGEQGGKLRVLLDMCSKRGDVMRAISLFDSAIEDGIRLGQHHYNVLLYLCSSAALGFVQPAKSGNTASGITSIGPAQKLDSSPSGSLGGSEVDDASEGLVQDQEKEKAEMLPSGDLTVQTITIPVGDELREYARARGFEIFEKMCAEKERVQMSEAALTAKARMALSMGDGDMAFEVVKQMKDLGITPKLRSYGPALTAFCNSGNVEKAFEVEAHMLECGITPEEAELKMLLRVSVVGRRGDKVYYLLHKFRAAVRQVSLSTAQLFEAWFRSPTASKVGKRKWDAGVISKAIENNGGGWHGFGWLGRGKWTVTRSHINKNGACLACGEKLTIIDLDPKETEDFATFVSKLAIKRERNSNFEKFQKWLEKHGPFEAVVDAANVGLFSHKHLSLNKVNAVADAIRQRFASRKWPLIVLHNRHLTGERMKKPGNHKLVEKWKQANSIYATPNGSNDDCSGTGYTLLSDANA; from the exons ATGGCCTCCCTCTTCGCCACGCACTCTCTCCCCGCCCACCACCGCCACATCCTCTTCCCTGCATCCTCCTCGCCTCTCATCGGCTCCCACAGGTGCTTTGTGCCTCCACTGTCTTGCCGCGCCCGCGAGGTGCTCGACGTAATGCCCCGGAGAGACGGCGGCAGGCCTCCAAGAACCGAGGAAGGCAGAACAGGCTCAGCCGGAGTACGGCATGGCGCAAACGGAGGAACTGTGCGAGGAGACACCACGTCACGGGAGGCAGGCACGCCGCTGCAGCGGGAAGGGAGCCGTGGCGTGCCAAGGCCGTGGAAGAAAGGGGACAGGGTTGTGGGCGAAGAACGTCTGGACTGGGAGTCCCAAGAGAAGAATTGGAGGAGAGGCCCGATTCGGACTGGGGAGCAAGAATGGCAAAGGGATGGGAAACGGTGGACTAGAGGTGGAAATGGAATGTGGGAAAAAGAATCAGGAAATTCTGGAAATTCAAGAGATGTGGATAGAGGAAGTAGAAATGTGACCAAGAAAAAGATGAGAGTGAagggtggtgagcagggaggcAAGCTGAGAGTTCTGCTGGACATGTGCTCGAAGAGAGGAGATGTGATGAGGGCAATCTCGCTGTTTGACTCTGCGATTGAGGACGGGATTAGATTGGGGCAGCACCACTACAATGTCCTCCTTTACCTGTGCTCTTCTGCTGCCCTTGGTTTTGTCCAACCAGCAAAGAGTGGCAACACTGCTAGTGGCATCACTAGTATTGGTCCTGCACAGAAACTTGATTCATCACCCAGTGGAAGCTTGGGGGGTTCAGAGGTAGATGATGCATCTGAAGGTCTCGTTCAAGATCAGGAGAAAGAAAAGGCAGAAATGTTGCCTTCAGGTGATTTGACTGTGCAAACAATTACCATACCAGTAGGAGATGAGCTCAGAGAATATGCACGTGCACGAGGGTTTGAGATATTTGAGAAGATGTGCGCAGAGAAAGAGAGAGTTCAAATGAGTGAGGCTGCTCTGACTGCAAAGGCACGTATGGCTTTGTCAATGGGTGATGGTGACATGGCTTTTGAGGTTGTCAAACAAATGAAAGACCTCGGTATAACTCCAAAGTTGCGGTCATATGGTCCTGCTTTGACTGCGTTTTGCAACAGTGGTAATGTTGAAAAAGCATTTGAAGTGGAAGCCCATATGTTGGAATGTGGAATCACACCGGAAGAAGCTGAGTTGAAGATGCTTCTCAGGGTTAGTGTGGTTGGGCGACGCGGAGACAAGGTGTATTATTTGCTGCATAAGTTTAGGGCTGCTGTCAGGCAGGTATCTCTTTCCACAGCTCAATTATTTGAGGCTTGGTTTAGGAGCCCAACAGCATCTAAAGTTGGGAAGAGAAAGTGGGATGCAGGTGTTATTTCGAAGGCTATTGAGAATAATGGAGGGGGTTGGCACGGGTTTGGTTGGCTAGGAAGAGGGAAATGGACTGTAACACGCTCGCACATCAACAAGAATGGTGCCTGCCTTGCTTGTGGAGAGAAGCTGACTATTATAGATCTTGacccaaaagaaacagaagatTTTGCCACATTTGTGTCAAAATTAGCTatcaagagagagagaaactCAAACTTTGAGAAATTCCAG AAATGGCTTGAAAAGCACGGACCTTTTGAAGCAGTCGTGGATGCTGCCAATGTTGGCCTTTTTAGCCACAAACATCTTTCCTTGAATAAG GTTAATGCTGTTGCTGATGCTATAAGGCAAAGGTTTGCGTCAAGAAAGTGGCCTTTGATAGTTTTACATAATAGGCATCTCACAGGAGAACGCATGAAAAAACCTGGTAATCACAAGTTGGTAGAGAAATGGAAGCAAGCGAATTCTATCTACGCAACCCCTAATGGATCAAATGATGATTG TTCAGGTACTGGCTATACGCTGCTATCAGATGCAAATGCTTGA
- the LOC101755037 gene encoding uncharacterized protein LOC101755037 — MAATAVAARSRALARAVSYSLLHRSCLPASRRASCINRLPLVSDGLLSALPLHSAVASARLQSAIASESRSWCLVPQGNSMPL, encoded by the exons ATGgcggccaccgccgtcgccgcccgatCTAGGGCCTTAGCCCGCGCCGTCTCCTACTCCCTCCTCCACCGCAGCTGCCTCCCCGCCTCTCGCCGCGCCTCCTGCATCAACAG GTTACCGCTTGTGTCCGATGGGTTGCTCTCCGCGCTGCCGCTCCACAGCGCTGTCGCGTCCGCGAGGCTGCAGTCGGCCATCGCGTCTGAGTCTCGGAGCTGGTGTCTCGTCCCCCAAG GAAACTCCATGCCTTTATGA